In the genome of Qipengyuania seohaensis, one region contains:
- a CDS encoding DUF1467 family protein produces MQWTSIVAIYVLFWVVSAFVLLPFGIKTPDEVGAEKVPGQADSAPVNFRPGVIAVRATILSIVLTTLYVLNYAYGWIEAEDLIFWGPTVGR; encoded by the coding sequence ATGCAGTGGACTTCGATAGTCGCGATTTATGTCCTCTTCTGGGTCGTCAGCGCCTTCGTGCTGTTGCCCTTCGGAATCAAGACACCGGATGAAGTCGGCGCGGAGAAAGTGCCGGGGCAGGCAGACAGTGCCCCAGTCAATTTCAGGCCCGGCGTCATTGCAGTTCGCGCAACGATCCTGTCGATCGTGCTCACCACGCTTTACGTGCTGAATTACGCCTATGGCTGGATCGAGGCGGAAGACCTGATCTTCTGGGGACCGACTGTAGGCCGGTAG
- a CDS encoding coiled-coil domain-containing protein: protein MRKRSHISVVEGEPAAEAVQEPEALELQEEFVETEEWFDEEPEPMSRAGWIAPALAAILTAAWSGFYAWAHRAEILAGGTPQQWSAWITAWAIPVLLIVSLLMLVRRNSTVEARRFGEVSRSLSEESARLEAKLAVVNRELSLAREFLESQSRDLEFAGRSASERLSEHADRLQSLVRDNGEQVDAIASVSSTALDNMTRLRNSLPVIATSAKDVTNQIGGAGRNAQEQLDKLVEGFERLNEFGAASERQVASLRERVDEAVEAFSAQAGDLERIAEERFAALREGSDAARADLDSREVEALAAIRTRSETLRSELAEAQQTANAEEELALSSMRERFTALRVEAAQASGAIRKGEEGAMDAWSTQVAEMKDRLSGAVAEIEKMDAAVIQAATARLNVLFERAETINTQIRANGEALDHGAEQRLAALGEAQDRISQELAAKLAAIDEAIAERREAQRNQMTVIAAEGDALADKIADLGTTFETVTDQGREANETIANAIEALNEKLAGSREALDGTDAAVATLTDSSVRLLELIQASARQSREDLPVAMAASEDRLAQIERRTTEIRDLLEQARQSGDTLTEGMADVERRTQEAMEGFENFQSGFGETAAAQVDSVERLRTGVTALSAESEQLAERVQGELRTAIAALETSAREAMAAIESEETARVENLAKSVAERSAEAIDNALAEHTDTALARLDEARRRSTDAARDATKQLRDQLKRLNDLTGNLEARISHAREKATDSVDSDFSRRVALITESLNSNAIDISKALSAEVTDSAWASYLRGDRGIFTRRAVRLIDNGEAREIAELYDEDPDFREHANRYIHDFEALLRNLLSTRDGNAISVTLLSSDMGKLYVAMAQALERLRN from the coding sequence ATGAGAAAGCGTTCGCACATCAGTGTCGTCGAGGGTGAGCCTGCAGCCGAAGCGGTGCAGGAGCCGGAAGCTCTTGAACTTCAAGAGGAATTTGTCGAAACCGAGGAATGGTTCGACGAAGAGCCCGAGCCTATGTCGCGCGCCGGGTGGATTGCCCCTGCCCTCGCCGCCATTCTGACTGCAGCATGGAGCGGCTTCTACGCCTGGGCGCATCGCGCGGAAATTCTTGCCGGGGGGACGCCTCAGCAATGGAGTGCATGGATCACGGCATGGGCCATTCCGGTCCTGCTGATCGTTTCCCTGCTGATGCTTGTGCGCCGCAATTCGACCGTGGAAGCCCGCCGTTTCGGTGAGGTATCGCGCTCGCTCTCCGAAGAATCGGCCCGCCTCGAGGCCAAGTTGGCAGTCGTGAACCGCGAACTGAGCCTCGCGCGCGAATTCCTCGAGAGCCAATCTCGCGATCTCGAATTCGCAGGTCGCTCTGCAAGCGAACGCCTTTCGGAGCATGCCGACCGGTTGCAAAGCCTCGTGCGTGACAATGGCGAGCAGGTCGACGCGATCGCCAGCGTCAGCTCTACAGCTCTCGACAACATGACCCGCTTGCGTAACAGCCTGCCCGTCATCGCCACTTCGGCCAAGGATGTGACAAACCAGATCGGCGGCGCCGGACGCAATGCACAGGAACAGCTCGACAAGCTCGTCGAGGGTTTCGAGCGCCTCAACGAATTCGGTGCGGCCAGCGAGCGCCAGGTCGCCTCCCTTCGCGAGCGGGTCGACGAAGCTGTCGAAGCGTTTTCCGCACAGGCTGGCGATCTCGAACGGATCGCCGAAGAACGTTTCGCAGCCCTTCGCGAAGGCAGCGATGCCGCACGCGCAGATCTCGACAGTCGCGAAGTGGAAGCACTCGCGGCGATCCGCACGCGCTCCGAAACCCTGCGTAGCGAACTGGCCGAAGCCCAGCAGACCGCCAATGCGGAGGAAGAGCTGGCCCTGTCATCGATGCGTGAACGTTTCACTGCACTGCGGGTCGAAGCCGCGCAGGCCTCGGGCGCGATCCGCAAGGGCGAAGAAGGCGCAATGGATGCGTGGAGCACGCAGGTCGCCGAAATGAAGGATCGCCTAAGCGGTGCCGTGGCTGAAATCGAGAAGATGGACGCCGCCGTTATCCAGGCGGCGACTGCGCGCCTCAACGTGCTGTTCGAGCGGGCAGAGACGATCAACACCCAGATCAGGGCCAATGGCGAAGCACTGGATCATGGGGCGGAGCAACGCCTCGCAGCCCTTGGCGAAGCGCAGGATCGCATCAGCCAGGAGCTGGCCGCAAAACTCGCAGCAATCGACGAGGCAATTGCCGAACGCCGCGAAGCCCAGCGCAACCAGATGACCGTTATCGCCGCTGAAGGCGACGCGCTGGCCGACAAGATCGCCGACCTGGGAACGACATTCGAAACGGTCACTGATCAGGGTCGCGAAGCAAACGAAACCATCGCCAATGCTATCGAGGCTCTGAACGAGAAACTCGCCGGAAGCCGCGAGGCTCTCGACGGGACAGACGCTGCTGTCGCCACTCTCACCGATTCAAGTGTGCGCCTCCTCGAGCTGATACAGGCGAGCGCGCGCCAGAGCCGCGAGGATTTGCCGGTAGCCATGGCAGCGTCGGAAGATCGCCTTGCCCAGATCGAGCGCCGGACTACGGAAATCCGCGACCTGCTCGAGCAGGCCCGCCAATCGGGTGATACGCTGACCGAAGGTATGGCGGACGTCGAACGCCGCACGCAAGAGGCGATGGAAGGGTTCGAGAACTTCCAGTCCGGCTTCGGAGAGACCGCAGCGGCCCAGGTCGACAGCGTCGAGCGCCTGCGAACAGGTGTGACAGCCCTTTCTGCCGAGAGCGAACAGCTCGCAGAACGCGTTCAGGGTGAATTGCGCACAGCGATCGCGGCTTTGGAAACCAGTGCTCGCGAAGCGATGGCGGCAATCGAGAGCGAAGAAACAGCGCGGGTTGAAAACCTCGCCAAGTCGGTTGCGGAACGCAGCGCTGAAGCCATCGACAATGCCCTGGCCGAACACACCGACACCGCCCTCGCCCGTCTCGACGAGGCGCGCAGGCGGTCAACGGATGCAGCTCGCGATGCGACCAAGCAGCTGCGCGACCAGCTCAAGCGCCTGAACGACCTTACGGGCAATCTCGAAGCCCGCATCTCGCATGCGCGCGAGAAAGCCACCGACAGTGTCGACAGCGATTTCTCGCGCCGTGTCGCGCTGATTACGGAAAGCCTCAATTCCAACGCGATCGATATTTCCAAGGCGCTATCGGCAGAAGTCACCGATAGTGCGTGGGCCAGCTATCTACGCGGAGATCGCGGGATCTTCACGCGCCGCGCTGTCCGCCTGATCGACAATGGCGAGGCGCGCGAAATTGCGGAGCTGTACGATGAGGATCCGGACTTCCGGGAACACGCCAACCGCTACATCCACGACTTCGAGGCATTGCTGCGCAACCTCCTGTCCACGCGCGACGGCAACGCGATCAGCGTGACCTTGCTCTCCAGCGATATGGGTAAGCTTTACGTGGCCATGGCGCAGGCGCTGGAACGCCTGCGCAACTAG
- a CDS encoding Hpt domain-containing protein, with protein MAYHSASFDSALAKAAGEDAAIAGELRAAFLGSVEQRLDLLKRARCDANWYQAAERLRGLAASFAADELMDLAQGALQAAPGEPTVISSIEAFIHKFGE; from the coding sequence ATGGCTTACCATTCTGCCAGTTTTGACAGTGCCTTGGCCAAGGCAGCCGGCGAGGACGCCGCGATCGCAGGAGAGCTGCGCGCCGCCTTTCTTGGCAGTGTCGAACAGCGACTGGACCTGCTGAAACGCGCTCGTTGCGATGCAAACTGGTACCAGGCGGCAGAGCGCCTGCGGGGCCTTGCGGCCAGCTTCGCGGCTGACGAGTTGATGGATTTGGCCCAAGGAGCTCTGCAAGCAGCGCCGGGAGAGCCAACGGTCATCAGCTCGATCGAGGCGTTTATCCATAAATTCGGGGAATAG
- a CDS encoding sensor histidine kinase: MNVTTRHIAEGRSDEEDRLTEASGVLAQLNRDCGGSLGSTIAIPGLLSLVEKARSYGLKLARQFEAIDGENRITAWAEITPINGGDSGCEIVIESWQSEQLPPDNEIDADRRKIEVNRHLAECTARLDSNQAILSVDTEAADLADFRNRSLAAFGQPWTDLVDLPTKDYEQPLHWRLLDGAQCRIPGSKRQWTAHLEPLGKGEPGSAGFVLHLAASTPMSDHDAGDQADTPSLGKDLTPVLRQPINRIIANAETIRTKLAGPLAEEYSQYAADIASAGQHLLALVDDLSDLEIVESEDFVTAPDRIDLADVARRACGILGVRAQERGITLVPPVEGESQLAIAEFRRVLQILLNLVGNAIRYSPEGSQVWLRLDQIGSRALITVADQGHGLEVDQQARVFEKFERLGRSGDGGSGLGLYISRRIARAMDGDLTVESAPGLGARFTLSVPAAEDLRSKRRDGPGSSVPDKDNTDS; encoded by the coding sequence ATGAACGTGACCACCAGACATATCGCCGAAGGGCGTAGCGACGAGGAAGATCGCCTCACGGAGGCAAGCGGCGTCCTTGCGCAGCTCAACCGCGATTGCGGAGGAAGCCTCGGCTCTACCATCGCAATTCCAGGGCTCCTTTCGCTGGTGGAGAAAGCGCGGTCCTACGGGCTCAAGCTTGCGCGTCAATTCGAGGCGATCGATGGCGAGAACCGCATCACTGCCTGGGCCGAAATTACGCCAATCAATGGCGGTGACAGTGGCTGCGAGATCGTCATCGAGAGTTGGCAGAGCGAACAATTGCCACCCGACAACGAGATCGATGCGGATCGACGCAAGATCGAGGTCAATCGCCACCTTGCCGAATGCACGGCAAGGCTCGACAGCAATCAAGCGATCCTGTCGGTCGATACGGAAGCGGCGGATCTGGCGGATTTTCGCAATCGCTCGCTCGCGGCGTTCGGGCAGCCTTGGACGGACCTCGTCGACTTGCCCACCAAGGACTACGAACAACCCCTGCACTGGCGCCTCCTCGACGGGGCGCAGTGCCGTATTCCGGGTTCGAAGCGACAGTGGACCGCCCACCTAGAGCCGTTGGGCAAGGGAGAACCGGGTAGCGCGGGCTTCGTCCTGCACCTCGCGGCCAGCACTCCGATGTCGGATCATGACGCCGGAGATCAGGCAGACACCCCCTCGCTCGGCAAGGATCTGACTCCGGTTCTGCGGCAGCCGATCAATCGGATCATCGCCAACGCGGAAACCATCCGGACCAAGCTTGCAGGGCCTCTCGCGGAGGAATACAGCCAGTACGCGGCAGACATCGCCAGCGCGGGCCAGCATCTTCTCGCCTTGGTGGACGACCTTTCCGACCTGGAAATCGTGGAATCGGAAGACTTCGTCACTGCTCCGGATCGCATCGACCTTGCCGATGTCGCTCGCCGAGCGTGCGGTATCCTAGGGGTTAGGGCGCAGGAGCGTGGGATTACGCTCGTGCCGCCAGTGGAAGGCGAGAGCCAGCTGGCAATCGCCGAATTCCGCAGGGTGCTCCAGATCCTGTTGAACCTTGTGGGCAACGCTATCCGCTACTCCCCGGAAGGCAGCCAGGTCTGGTTGCGTCTCGACCAGATCGGATCGCGCGCGCTCATCACCGTGGCCGATCAGGGGCATGGACTGGAAGTAGACCAGCAGGCCCGTGTCTTCGAAAAGTTCGAGCGTCTCGGCCGCAGCGGCGATGGGGGATCGGGTCTTGGCCTCTATATCTCGCGCCGGATCGCGCGTGCGATGGACGGTGACCTGACCGTTGAAAGCGCGCCCGGGTTGGGTGCACGCTTCACCCTGTCGGTTCCGGCTGCCGAGGACTTGCGCAGTAAAAGGCGCGATGGTCCGGGCTCTTCCGTGCCGGACAAGGACAACACGGACAGTTGA